CGCGACCTCCCTCGCCTCGGATCCCCAGCTCCGCGCGGGCGAGTTCAGCGAAGAGCGGCTGCTCGTCGACGGCACCCGCCCGGGATCCGGCGAGCCCTGGGACTTCGACGCGATCTCCCCCGACGCACTCGGCAGGGGCTGGATCCTGGCGGGTGGACTCACCCCCGAGAACGTCGCCGCCGCGGTCGCGCAGACCGGCTGCTGGGGCGTCGATGTGTCAAGCGGCGTGGAATCCGCCCCCGGCGTCAAGGACATCGATCGCATCGCACGATTCATCCGCGCGGCACGCGGCGCGGCACTGTCGAACGAATCGAGCTCCGACGCCTGACCCGCACCGGGGTGGCGCCGTCGCGATTCACGCTGTAACCTATTCGTTATCTTCCCGCGCGGGCCCTCTGGCCGCGCTCCCCCGACCGAGAGTTCATATGCCCGACACGACCGCGCCCGCACCGGCTCGGTACCCGTCTCGCAAGGCACTGCGACTGCAGCAGTCCGCACAGACAGAGGGGTCCCCAGCTCCGAGTCCGTACACGGTCGACGATCTGGCACCGCTCGACGCCACTCCTGAGGTGACGACCTCCCTCACGGCCGATCCCGTGGTGCAGAGCCCCGAGCCCGCCGGTCTCGC
Above is a genomic segment from Leucobacter rhizosphaerae containing:
- a CDS encoding phosphoribosylanthranilate isomerase; this encodes MYVKICGLRDPDTALRAVELGADAIGVVMSAGSPRDTPAPDAARITAALSDAAPEVDRVLVVRHTPAADAADLASRLGFTVLQLHGGHGAADVSTAQLRIPRVWRATSLASDPQLRAGEFSEERLLVDGTRPGSGEPWDFDAISPDALGRGWILAGGLTPENVAAAVAQTGCWGVDVSSGVESAPGVKDIDRIARFIRAARGAALSNESSSDA